In one Umezawaea sp. Da 62-37 genomic region, the following are encoded:
- a CDS encoding tetratricopeptide repeat protein, with translation MGASRWVVVGGGVVACVALLALPSNARVWGLLVVLLAVVALVFGRRPVREVRNDVAEVVAGRIVQVGVLNAPLVVGRSEPANRLPGYTKVFTGRSAELNGLLLAITWALERPGPVVHVVHGPAGIGKTELVLRFGHLMGDWFDWPLYLDVGGAEDGTPEDDLAQLLADPDVGARQSGSAAGLRSLWRSRVAGSRVLLVLDNVDSAEQVLRLLPDRRDCPFLVVLVVSRSPHDELRARVDAQHLELGAFPSEDAVTLLRRCSGRELSDDERVSARELVRRCRYSPQEIRLHGARLHTEALSVGGLLAQVPDPVEEGDRPTPAFEQAYDRIGPAARHLLRHLALHPGPDFDAAAAGALAGREEAEVREALAVLEEGVLIARDGDRYRLHERFQRTVAGFPLLDVDGSTPEADHDVALRRLLCHYRREAVAVAAPVEPLLTRHRRPGADRSGVPDPELRARALAWFKSERANVLACLRVARGRERLDDGVVSLTDAIAGFLRHEGPWETAVELHTAAAELALGLHSPRDHAVALNDLGIVNRLLGRYEVAYSTLERAYRAIGGLAGELPEDDVRIGRGNARNEQGKVANLRSVEPFGSTWRRRSRVVLEEALELYRGAGDTIGVANAEKNLGVTWYQLDNRVRAHEHFQEALDHYAELDDHLGLAEVHNHRGFLFLESGDVADASREFRTAQAFAPTHSLLEGARALEGVGRCLLGAGDRELGSGYLREAVAGYGGLGDVGKAQELTVLLRATSGG, from the coding sequence ATGGGTGCGAGTCGGTGGGTCGTGGTCGGCGGAGGCGTGGTCGCCTGCGTCGCGCTCCTCGCCCTGCCCTCGAACGCCCGCGTGTGGGGTCTGCTCGTCGTGCTCCTGGCCGTGGTGGCGCTGGTGTTCGGCCGCCGTCCGGTGCGCGAGGTGCGCAACGACGTCGCGGAGGTGGTGGCGGGGCGGATCGTGCAGGTCGGTGTGCTGAACGCGCCGCTGGTCGTGGGTCGGTCGGAGCCAGCGAACAGGTTGCCGGGGTACACGAAGGTGTTCACCGGGCGGTCCGCGGAGTTGAACGGGCTGCTGCTCGCGATCACCTGGGCGCTGGAGCGGCCGGGTCCGGTCGTGCACGTCGTGCACGGTCCGGCGGGGATCGGGAAGACCGAGCTGGTGCTGCGGTTCGGGCACCTGATGGGTGACTGGTTCGACTGGCCGCTGTACCTCGACGTCGGGGGTGCGGAGGACGGCACGCCCGAGGACGACCTGGCGCAGCTGCTGGCGGATCCGGACGTCGGGGCGCGGCAGTCGGGGTCGGCGGCGGGGCTGCGGTCGTTGTGGCGGAGCCGGGTGGCGGGCAGTCGGGTGCTGCTGGTGCTGGACAACGTGGACAGCGCCGAGCAGGTGCTGCGGCTGCTTCCTGACCGGCGGGACTGCCCGTTCCTGGTGGTGCTGGTGGTGAGCCGGTCGCCGCACGACGAGCTGCGGGCGAGGGTGGACGCGCAGCACCTGGAGCTGGGCGCGTTCCCCTCCGAGGACGCGGTGACGCTGCTGCGCCGGTGCTCCGGGCGGGAGCTGTCCGACGACGAGCGGGTGTCCGCGCGGGAGCTGGTCCGCCGGTGCCGGTATTCGCCGCAGGAGATCCGGCTGCACGGCGCGCGCCTGCACACCGAGGCGTTGTCGGTGGGAGGCCTGCTGGCCCAGGTGCCCGATCCCGTCGAGGAGGGCGACCGGCCGACGCCCGCGTTCGAGCAGGCGTACGACCGGATCGGTCCGGCCGCGCGGCACCTGCTGAGGCACCTCGCCCTGCATCCGGGGCCGGACTTCGACGCGGCGGCGGCCGGGGCGCTGGCCGGCCGCGAGGAGGCGGAGGTGCGGGAGGCGCTGGCGGTGCTGGAGGAGGGCGTGCTGATCGCCCGCGACGGCGACCGCTACCGGCTGCACGAGCGGTTCCAGCGCACGGTGGCGGGGTTCCCGTTGCTGGACGTCGACGGGAGCACCCCGGAGGCCGATCACGACGTCGCGCTGCGCCGGTTGCTGTGCCACTACCGGCGGGAGGCGGTCGCGGTGGCCGCCCCGGTGGAGCCGCTGCTGACCCGGCACCGGCGGCCGGGCGCCGATCGGTCCGGCGTGCCGGACCCGGAGCTGCGGGCGCGGGCGCTGGCGTGGTTCAAGTCGGAACGGGCCAACGTGCTGGCGTGCCTGCGGGTCGCGCGCGGCCGGGAGCGGCTGGACGACGGGGTGGTGTCGCTGACCGACGCGATCGCCGGGTTCCTGCGGCACGAGGGCCCGTGGGAGACGGCCGTCGAGCTGCACACCGCCGCGGCGGAGCTGGCGCTCGGCCTGCACAGCCCCCGTGACCACGCCGTGGCGCTGAACGACCTGGGGATCGTGAACCGCCTGCTGGGTCGGTACGAAGTGGCGTACTCGACCCTGGAGCGGGCCTACCGGGCGATCGGCGGGCTGGCTGGTGAACTGCCCGAGGACGACGTCCGCATCGGCCGCGGCAACGCCCGCAACGAGCAGGGCAAGGTCGCCAACCTCCGGTCGGTCGAGCCGTTCGGGAGCACCTGGCGACGCCGGTCGCGCGTGGTGCTGGAGGAGGCCCTGGAGCTGTACCGCGGCGCGGGGGACACCATCGGCGTCGCCAACGCCGAGAAGAACCTCGGCGTCACCTGGTACCAGCTCGACAACCGGGTCCGCGCGCACGAGCACTTCCAGGAGGCGCTCGACCACTACGCCGAGCTGGACGACCACCTCGGACTGGCCGAGGTGCACAACCACCGGGGCTTCCTGTTCCTGGAGTCCGGTGACGTGGCGGACGCCTCGCGGGAGTTCCGGACGGCGCAGGCGTTCGCGCCCACGCACAGCCTGCTGGAGGGGGCGCGGGCGTTGGAGGGGGTGGGGAGGTGCCTGCTGGGGGCGGGGGACCGGGAACTGGGCTCGGGGTACCTGCGGGAGGCCGTGGCGGGGTACGGCGGTCTCGGGGACGTGGGGAAGGCGCAGGAGCTGACGGTGCTGCTGCGCGCCACCTCCGGCGGCTGA
- a CDS encoding VWA domain-containing protein — protein sequence MSGYRYGRYVDGPDPLAPPTDLRAAMDELGREVMEGSSPAAALRELLRRGMDGTRGLDDLMGKLWKKRSDIQRRHRLDGTLQEVQRLLSEALSAERRTLFPEPTDDARFREAQLDALPPGTAAAVRDLAEYDWRSSEARESYEKIQNLLGRELMDQRFQGMKEAMANVDQGDVQRVQEMLSDLNELLAGHAAGDEDTPRRFDEFMAEHGEFFPENPRNVDELIDALAARSAAAQRMMNSMSDEQRAELAALSQQAFGNSGVGQQLSTLDSLLQGLRPGEDWNGSARFRGNNPLGLGEGAQAMSDLADLDALAEQLGQSYPGARLEDIDVESLVRQLGAEAGVDARRLAELERQLRDQNLLERGPDGDLRLTPKALRRLGEAALRGVVDSVRTPRGDRDNNRAGAAGEPIGSTRPWQFGDSEPWNVPRTVTNAVLRSGGGPVKLDVVDVEITETEQRSRAVIALCVDTSWSMVQDGRWVPMKRTALALHHLVRTRFRTDALELITFGRHAETVDIGGLTSLEGVWEQGTNLHHALLLAGRHLRRHPDAQPVVLVVTDGEPTAHLEPSGEAEFHYPPLPRTLGKTLVEVDNIAKLGASITVFKLGDDPRLAAFVDTVARRSGGRVVAPDEDGLGAAVVSDYLRARKRR from the coding sequence ATGAGCGGTTACCGCTACGGCCGCTATGTGGACGGCCCCGACCCGTTGGCGCCGCCGACGGATCTGCGCGCGGCCATGGACGAGCTCGGCCGCGAGGTCATGGAGGGCTCATCACCCGCCGCCGCGCTGCGCGAGCTGCTGCGCCGCGGCATGGACGGCACCCGCGGGCTCGACGACCTGATGGGCAAGCTCTGGAAGAAGCGGTCGGACATCCAGCGCCGCCACCGGCTGGACGGGACGCTCCAGGAGGTCCAGCGGCTGCTGTCCGAGGCGCTGAGCGCCGAGCGGCGGACGCTGTTCCCCGAGCCGACCGACGACGCCCGGTTCCGCGAGGCGCAGCTCGACGCGCTGCCTCCGGGCACCGCGGCGGCCGTGCGGGACCTGGCCGAGTACGACTGGCGCTCCTCCGAGGCGCGCGAGTCCTACGAGAAGATCCAGAACCTGCTCGGTCGCGAGCTGATGGACCAGCGCTTCCAGGGCATGAAGGAGGCGATGGCGAACGTCGACCAGGGCGACGTCCAGCGCGTCCAGGAGATGCTGTCCGACCTCAACGAGCTGCTCGCCGGACACGCGGCCGGGGACGAGGACACCCCGCGCCGGTTCGACGAGTTCATGGCCGAGCACGGCGAGTTCTTCCCGGAGAACCCGCGCAACGTCGATGAGTTGATCGACGCGCTGGCCGCGCGGTCCGCCGCCGCGCAGCGGATGATGAACTCGATGAGCGACGAGCAGCGCGCCGAGCTGGCCGCGCTGTCGCAGCAGGCGTTCGGCAACTCCGGCGTCGGCCAGCAGCTGTCCACTTTGGACTCGCTGCTGCAAGGCCTGCGTCCCGGCGAGGACTGGAACGGCTCCGCCCGCTTCCGCGGCAACAACCCGCTGGGGCTCGGCGAAGGCGCCCAGGCCATGTCGGACCTCGCCGACCTGGACGCGCTCGCCGAACAGCTCGGCCAGTCCTACCCCGGAGCCAGGCTGGAGGACATCGACGTCGAGTCGCTCGTCCGCCAGCTCGGTGCCGAGGCCGGGGTGGACGCCCGGCGGCTCGCCGAACTCGAACGCCAGCTGCGCGACCAGAACCTGCTCGAACGGGGCCCCGACGGCGACCTCCGGCTGACCCCGAAGGCGTTGCGGCGCTTGGGCGAGGCCGCGCTGCGCGGTGTCGTCGACAGCGTCCGCACCCCGCGCGGCGACCGCGACAACAACCGGGCGGGCGCGGCCGGTGAACCGATCGGCAGCACCAGGCCGTGGCAGTTCGGCGACTCCGAGCCGTGGAACGTTCCGCGCACGGTCACCAACGCGGTGCTCCGCAGCGGCGGCGGGCCGGTGAAGTTGGACGTGGTCGACGTGGAGATCACCGAGACCGAGCAGCGGTCCCGCGCGGTCATCGCGCTGTGCGTCGACACGTCGTGGTCGATGGTCCAGGACGGCCGCTGGGTGCCGATGAAGCGCACCGCGCTGGCGCTGCACCACCTGGTGCGCACCAGGTTCCGCACGGACGCGCTGGAGCTCATCACGTTCGGCAGGCACGCCGAGACCGTCGACATCGGCGGGCTCACGTCGTTGGAGGGGGTGTGGGAGCAGGGCACCAACCTGCACCACGCCCTCCTGCTGGCGGGCAGGCACCTCCGCCGCCACCCCGACGCCCAGCCGGTCGTGCTGGTCGTCACCGACGGCGAACCCACCGCGCACCTGGAGCCGAGCGGCGAGGCGGAGTTCCACTACCCGCCGCTGCCGCGCACGTTGGGCAAGACGCTGGTGGAGGTCGACAACATCGCCAAGCTCGGCGCGTCGATCACCGTGTTCAAGCTGGGTGATGACCCCCGGTTGGCGGCTTTCGTCGACACCGTGGCCCGCCGCAGTGGCGGGCGCGTGGTGGCGCCGGACGAGGACGGGCTCGGGGCGGCTGTGGTGAGCGACTACCTGCGGGCGCGCAAGCGCCGGTAG
- a CDS encoding YcxB family protein, with amino-acid sequence MDNHDIGAVVSGSVDFRWSPEPADWGDALRSAVPMFRWATWFSVVVAAGSVVLLLSGQTAPGLFGLGAAVVVAVLVPVQVRIDFGGHPLAAGTVTATADDHSLRMTVGEAARSELPWAHLPTWTETRRGFILRTEAGARGPMYAVPHRAFEDNGDRNRFRDLLVRHVGPAA; translated from the coding sequence ATGGACAACCACGACATCGGAGCGGTAGTGAGCGGCAGCGTCGACTTCAGGTGGTCACCCGAACCGGCGGACTGGGGCGACGCGCTGCGATCCGCGGTGCCGATGTTCCGCTGGGCGACCTGGTTCTCGGTGGTGGTGGCCGCCGGGTCGGTCGTGCTGCTGCTCTCCGGGCAGACCGCCCCCGGCCTGTTCGGGCTCGGGGCGGCCGTCGTCGTCGCGGTGCTCGTGCCCGTCCAGGTCCGGATCGACTTCGGCGGCCACCCGTTGGCCGCGGGCACGGTCACGGCGACCGCGGACGACCACTCGCTGCGGATGACCGTGGGCGAGGCGGCGCGCAGCGAACTGCCGTGGGCGCACCTCCCGACGTGGACGGAGACCCGCCGCGGGTTCATCCTGCGCACCGAGGCGGGCGCACGGGGTCCGATGTACGCGGTGCCCCACCGCGCGTTCGAGGACAACGGCGACCGCAACCGTTTTCGCGACCTGCTCGTCCGCCACGTGGGACCGGCCGCCTGA
- the fabG gene encoding 3-oxoacyl-[acyl-carrier-protein] reductase, with amino-acid sequence MSRSVLVTGGNRGIGLAIAQAFAAQGDKVAVTHRGSGAPEGLFGVKCDVTNGDDITAALAEIEAHQGPVEVLIANAGITDDTLLLRMSDDQFERVLDANLTGAFRVVQRASKGMLRKRYGRIVFISSVVGLLGSAGQVNYAASKAGLVGMARSIARELGSRNITANVVAPGFVTTDMTDKLTDDRKKAILGQVPAGRFATPEEIASAVTFLASDAAGYITGAVIPVDGGLGMGH; translated from the coding sequence GTGTCGAGGTCCGTTCTGGTCACCGGCGGCAACAGGGGTATCGGCCTGGCGATCGCGCAGGCGTTCGCCGCACAGGGTGACAAGGTCGCCGTGACGCACCGCGGCTCCGGCGCGCCCGAAGGGTTGTTCGGCGTCAAGTGCGACGTGACGAACGGTGACGACATCACCGCGGCGCTGGCCGAGATCGAGGCGCACCAGGGGCCGGTCGAGGTGCTGATCGCGAACGCGGGCATCACCGACGACACGCTGCTGCTGCGGATGAGCGACGACCAGTTCGAGCGCGTGCTCGACGCGAACCTGACCGGCGCGTTCCGGGTCGTGCAGCGGGCTTCCAAGGGGATGCTGCGCAAGCGCTACGGTCGGATCGTGTTCATCTCCTCGGTCGTCGGCCTGCTCGGCAGCGCGGGCCAGGTCAACTACGCGGCCAGCAAGGCCGGTCTCGTCGGCATGGCGCGGTCGATCGCCCGCGAGCTGGGCTCGCGCAACATCACCGCGAACGTGGTCGCGCCCGGCTTCGTCACGACCGACATGACCGACAAGCTCACCGACGACCGCAAGAAGGCGATCCTCGGCCAGGTGCCCGCGGGCCGGTTCGCCACGCCCGAGGAGATCGCGTCCGCCGTGACCTTCCTGGCCTCGGACGCCGCCGGGTACATCACCGGCGCGGTCATCCCGGTCGACGGCGGCCTCGGCATGGGCCACTGA
- a CDS encoding sigma 54-interacting transcriptional regulator, producing the protein MTVSSALPRTAGELRAAGHLPRSVKIEIRENLLTALRTGSNPWPGIVGFDRTVIPQLERALLAGHDFVLLGERGQGKTRLLRTLIGLLDEWTPVIEGSELGEHPLEPISPESKRRAEELGDELPVVWRHRDQRYAEKLATPDTSVGDLVGDVDPVKVAQGRSLGDPETIHYGLLPRSHRGIIAINELPDLAERIQVSLLNVMEERDIQVRGYTLRLPLDVLLVATANPEDYTNRGRIITPLKDRFGAEIRTHYPLEIGAEVDLVRQEAELVAEVGDHLVEVVARFVRHLRESSSIDQRSGVSARFAVAAAETVAASALRRSALIGETPAVARPVDLESVPEVLRGKLEFEAGEEGREIEILTHLLRRSIADTARSTFAGLNLKSLADAVTDGHPVATGERVHASDMLAALPELPVLHEVAARVGVGPKDPVGRIASAVELALESLYLTRQIGKDSDDDRSVYG; encoded by the coding sequence GTGACCGTCTCCTCCGCACTTCCCCGTACCGCGGGCGAGCTCCGCGCCGCGGGCCACCTGCCCCGCAGCGTGAAGATCGAAATCCGGGAGAACCTGCTGACCGCCCTGCGCACCGGGAGCAACCCGTGGCCGGGCATCGTCGGTTTCGACCGCACCGTGATCCCGCAGCTCGAACGCGCGCTGCTCGCCGGGCACGACTTCGTGCTGCTCGGCGAGCGCGGCCAGGGCAAGACCCGGCTGCTGCGCACCCTGATCGGCCTGCTCGACGAGTGGACCCCCGTCATCGAGGGCTCCGAGCTGGGCGAACACCCGCTGGAGCCCATCTCCCCCGAATCGAAGCGCCGCGCCGAGGAGCTGGGCGACGAGCTGCCCGTCGTCTGGCGACACCGCGACCAGCGCTACGCCGAGAAGCTCGCGACGCCGGACACCTCCGTCGGTGACCTCGTCGGCGACGTCGACCCGGTCAAGGTCGCCCAGGGCCGCAGCCTCGGCGACCCCGAGACCATCCACTACGGACTGCTGCCGCGCTCGCACCGCGGCATCATCGCCATCAACGAGCTGCCCGACCTGGCCGAGCGCATCCAGGTGTCGCTGCTCAACGTGATGGAGGAGCGCGACATCCAGGTCCGCGGCTACACGCTGCGGCTGCCGCTGGACGTGCTGCTCGTCGCGACCGCGAACCCCGAGGACTACACCAACCGCGGCCGGATCATCACGCCGCTCAAGGACCGGTTCGGCGCCGAGATCCGCACGCACTACCCGTTGGAGATCGGCGCCGAGGTCGACCTGGTCCGCCAGGAGGCCGAGCTGGTCGCCGAGGTCGGCGACCACCTGGTCGAGGTCGTCGCCAGGTTCGTGCGGCACCTGCGCGAGTCGTCGTCGATCGACCAGCGCTCCGGCGTGTCCGCGCGGTTCGCCGTCGCGGCCGCCGAGACCGTCGCCGCGTCCGCGCTGCGCCGTTCGGCGCTGATCGGCGAGACGCCCGCGGTGGCCCGCCCGGTCGACCTGGAGTCGGTGCCCGAGGTGCTGCGCGGCAAGCTCGAGTTCGAGGCGGGCGAGGAGGGCCGTGAGATCGAGATCCTCACGCACCTGCTGCGCCGCTCGATCGCCGACACCGCGCGCTCCACGTTCGCGGGCCTCAACCTGAAGTCGCTGGCCGACGCCGTCACCGACGGCCACCCCGTGGCCACCGGCGAGCGGGTGCACGCGAGCGACATGCTCGCCGCGCTGCCGGAGCTGCCGGTGCTGCACGAGGTCGCGGCCCGCGTCGGCGTCGGCCCCAAGGACCCGGTGGGCCGGATCGCCTCCGCCGTCGAGCTGGCGCTGGAGTCGCTCTACCTGACCAGGCAGATCGGCAAGGACAGCGACGACGATCGATCGGTGTACGGATGA
- the ctaD gene encoding cytochrome c oxidase subunit I, producing the protein MTALRPTPVIPHPGAARPRPKGSLLLSLFRTTDPKQIGILYLVTSFAFFMVGGVMALLMRGELARPGLQFLSNEQYNQLFTMHGTIMLLLYATPILFGFANYVLPLQIGAPDVAFPRLNAFSYWLFLFGGLIVLSSFLTPGGAPDFGWTAYTPLSSAIHSPGIGADLWIMGLAVSGLGTILGGVNMTTTVVCLRAPGMTMWRMPIFTWNILVTSILILLAFPILTAALLGLAADRHLGAHVFDPANGGVILWQHLFWFFGHPEVYIVALPFFGIITEIIPVFSRKPLFGYKGMVFATLAIAMLSVAVWAHHMYATGAVLLPFFSAMTFLISVPTGIKFFNWIGTMWRGQVTFETPMLFSVGFLVTFLLGGLTGILLASPPIDFHVTDTYFVVAHFHYVLFGTIVFATYAGIYFWFPKMTGRMLHEGLGKVHFWTTFIGFHLTFLIQHWLGNEGMPRRYADYLPGDGFTFLNTLSTIGAFLLGASVLPFVYNVFRSYRFGDATTADDPWGFGNSLEWATTSPPPRHNFLELPRIRSERPAFELHYPHMVDRMRDESHFSLLKPGKHRVGRDRTTETTLAADREPRKP; encoded by the coding sequence ATGACCGCGCTCAGGCCCACACCGGTGATCCCCCATCCCGGCGCCGCCCGACCACGACCCAAGGGCTCGCTGCTGCTCTCGCTGTTCAGGACCACCGACCCGAAGCAGATCGGCATCCTCTACCTGGTCACGTCGTTCGCGTTCTTCATGGTCGGCGGCGTGATGGCGCTGCTGATGCGCGGCGAGCTGGCGAGGCCCGGACTCCAGTTCCTGTCGAACGAGCAGTACAACCAGCTGTTCACCATGCACGGCACGATCATGCTGCTGCTCTACGCGACCCCGATCCTGTTCGGCTTCGCCAACTACGTCCTGCCGTTGCAGATCGGCGCCCCGGACGTGGCGTTCCCGCGGCTCAACGCGTTCTCCTACTGGCTGTTCCTGTTCGGCGGCCTGATCGTCCTGTCGTCGTTCCTGACCCCCGGCGGCGCGCCCGACTTCGGCTGGACCGCGTACACGCCGCTGAGCAGCGCCATCCACTCCCCCGGCATCGGCGCGGACCTGTGGATCATGGGGCTGGCCGTCAGCGGCCTCGGCACGATCCTCGGCGGCGTCAACATGACCACGACCGTCGTGTGCCTGCGCGCGCCCGGCATGACGATGTGGCGGATGCCGATCTTCACCTGGAACATCCTGGTGACCAGCATCCTGATCCTGCTGGCGTTCCCGATCCTCACCGCGGCCCTGCTCGGCCTGGCCGCCGACCGCCACCTCGGCGCGCACGTGTTCGACCCCGCCAACGGCGGCGTCATCCTGTGGCAGCACCTGTTCTGGTTCTTCGGCCACCCCGAGGTCTACATCGTGGCGCTGCCGTTCTTCGGCATCATCACCGAGATCATCCCGGTGTTCAGCCGCAAACCGCTGTTCGGGTACAAGGGCATGGTGTTCGCGACGCTCGCCATCGCCATGCTGTCGGTGGCCGTGTGGGCGCACCACATGTACGCGACCGGCGCCGTGCTGCTGCCGTTCTTCTCGGCGATGACGTTCCTGATCTCCGTGCCGACCGGCATCAAGTTCTTCAACTGGATCGGCACGATGTGGCGCGGCCAGGTCACGTTCGAGACGCCCATGCTGTTCAGCGTCGGCTTCCTGGTCACGTTCCTGCTCGGCGGGCTCACCGGCATCCTGCTGGCGTCGCCGCCGATCGACTTCCACGTCACCGACACGTACTTCGTCGTCGCGCACTTCCACTACGTGCTGTTCGGCACCATCGTGTTCGCCACCTACGCCGGGATCTACTTCTGGTTCCCCAAGATGACCGGCCGGATGCTCCACGAGGGCCTGGGGAAGGTGCACTTCTGGACCACGTTCATCGGCTTCCACCTGACGTTCCTCATCCAGCACTGGCTGGGCAACGAGGGCATGCCCAGGCGCTACGCCGACTACCTGCCCGGCGACGGGTTCACCTTCCTCAACACCCTCTCCACCATCGGCGCCTTCCTCCTCGGCGCCTCCGTCCTCCCGTTCGTGTACAACGTCTTCCGCAGCTACCGCTTCGGCGACGCCACCACCGCCGACGACCCGTGGGGGTTCGGGAACTCGCTGGAATGGGCCACCACCTCACCCCCGCCGCGGCACAACTTCCTGGAGCTGCCCCGGATCCGGTCGGAGCGGCCCGCGTTCGAGCTGCACTACCCGCACATGGTCGACCGGATGCGCGACGAGTCGCACTTCTCGCTGCTGAAGCCGGGCAAGCACCGGGTCGGCCGGGACCGGACGACGGAGACCACGCTGGCGGCGGACCGCGAGCCTAGGAAGCCCTGA
- a CDS encoding ferrochelatase: MSYDALLWLSFGGPEGPADVRPFLENVTRGRGVPPERLDEVEAHYQHFGGVSPINALNLAAIEAVRATGFDLPIHFGNRNWHPMVEDTLAEMKAAGVRRALVFPTSAYGGYSACRQYDEDISRARAAVPDAPELVKLRQFFDHPLFIDAFADAVRAAAVDLPADHRLVFTAHSVPVSADNAAGPPSEGGNRYSRQIAEASRLVASAVGRDEYDVVWQSRSGPPRIPWLEPDIVDHVEALHKNGVTGVLLCPIGFVSDHLEVVWDLDTEARERAGELGMAFARAATPNGDPRFAELVVELVREHTEGLEPRKLSDFTAAGCTVNGAPCAPLCCEPAKRSGKY; the protein is encoded by the coding sequence GTGAGTTACGACGCGCTGCTCTGGTTGTCGTTCGGGGGCCCGGAAGGACCAGCGGACGTCCGTCCATTCCTGGAGAACGTCACCAGGGGCCGAGGTGTACCACCCGAACGGCTGGACGAGGTCGAGGCGCACTACCAGCACTTCGGCGGCGTCTCACCCATCAACGCCCTCAACCTCGCCGCCATCGAGGCCGTCCGCGCGACCGGTTTCGACCTGCCGATCCACTTCGGCAACCGCAACTGGCACCCCATGGTCGAGGACACCCTCGCCGAGATGAAGGCCGCGGGCGTTCGCCGCGCGCTGGTGTTCCCGACCAGCGCGTACGGCGGGTACTCGGCGTGCAGGCAGTACGACGAGGACATCTCACGCGCCCGCGCCGCCGTGCCGGACGCCCCCGAACTGGTGAAGCTGCGCCAGTTCTTCGACCACCCGCTGTTCATCGACGCCTTCGCCGACGCCGTGCGCGCGGCCGCCGTCGACCTGCCCGCCGACCACCGGCTGGTGTTCACCGCGCACTCGGTGCCGGTCTCCGCCGACAACGCCGCGGGCCCCCCGTCCGAGGGCGGCAACCGGTACTCGCGCCAGATAGCGGAGGCCTCCCGCCTCGTCGCCTCCGCCGTCGGCCGCGACGAGTACGACGTCGTCTGGCAGTCCCGCTCCGGCCCGCCCCGCATCCCGTGGTTGGAGCCCGACATCGTCGACCACGTCGAGGCCCTGCACAAGAACGGCGTGACCGGGGTCCTGCTGTGCCCCATCGGTTTCGTCAGCGACCACCTGGAAGTCGTGTGGGACCTGGACACCGAGGCGCGCGAGCGGGCCGGTGAGCTGGGAATGGCCTTCGCCCGCGCCGCCACGCCCAACGGCGATCCGCGGTTCGCGGAGCTGGTGGTGGAGCTGGTGCGGGAGCACACGGAGGGGCTGGAGCCGCGGAAGCTGTCGGACTTCACCGCCGCCGGGTGCACCGTGAACGGGGCTCCTTGCGCGCCGTTGTGCTGCGAGCCGGCGAAGAGGTCGGGGAAGTACTAG
- the fabI gene encoding enoyl-ACP reductase FabI gives MTGLLEGKRLLITGVITDASIAFHVAKVAQEQGAEVVLTGFGRMSLVERIAKRLPKPAPVVELDVQNQEHLDTLADRVREHLDGLDGLVHAVGYAPPSCLGAPFMDAPWEDVATAMHVSAYSYKALAAAALPLLTRGSSIVGLDFDARQVWPAYNWMGPAKAAFESINRYLARDLGEHGIRVNLVSAGPVRTMAAKSIPGFADLEAMWAEKAPLGWNVDDPTPVAQSVCGLLSDWFPATTGSMVFVDGGVHFLGL, from the coding sequence GTGACGGGACTGCTCGAAGGCAAGCGATTGCTCATCACCGGTGTCATCACCGACGCGTCGATCGCCTTCCACGTCGCCAAGGTCGCGCAGGAGCAGGGCGCCGAGGTAGTGCTGACCGGGTTTGGCCGGATGAGCCTGGTCGAGCGCATCGCGAAGCGGCTGCCGAAACCCGCGCCGGTCGTGGAACTGGACGTGCAGAACCAGGAGCACCTCGACACGCTGGCCGACCGGGTGCGCGAGCACCTGGACGGCCTCGACGGACTCGTGCACGCCGTCGGCTACGCGCCGCCGAGCTGCCTCGGCGCGCCGTTCATGGACGCGCCGTGGGAGGACGTGGCCACGGCGATGCACGTGTCCGCGTACTCGTACAAGGCGCTCGCCGCCGCCGCGCTGCCGCTGCTGACCAGGGGCAGTTCGATCGTCGGCCTCGACTTCGACGCCCGCCAGGTGTGGCCCGCCTACAACTGGATGGGCCCGGCCAAGGCCGCGTTCGAGTCGATCAACCGGTACCTCGCGCGCGACCTCGGCGAGCACGGCATCCGGGTCAACCTCGTGTCCGCCGGTCCGGTGCGCACGATGGCCGCCAAGTCCATCCCCGGCTTCGCCGACCTCGAGGCGATGTGGGCCGAGAAGGCCCCGCTCGGCTGGAACGTCGACGACCCGACGCCGGTCGCGCAGTCCGTGTGCGGCCTGTTGTCCGACTGGTTCCCGGCCACCACCGGCTCCATGGTCTTCGTCGACGGCGGCGTGCACTTCCTGGGGCTCTAG